The following are encoded together in the Plasmodium reichenowi strain SY57 chromosome 3, whole genome shotgun sequence genome:
- a CDS encoding hypothetical protein (conserved Plasmodium protein, unknown function), whose amino-acid sequence MNKMASTHNDIVPRLCFEEMRNEMNKYGVEINQSTLKNPSTEDIQGVYSICIKYILNKDIQNIRIEEYTGDLKSSLPTVDGLQILPNEGKNHLQAIGNLRFLRHCEKINKILNLDNILSYIFKPVGSHMTKLINAFIHFMKYRDQLYNENDEKIRSIQEKKNEYDVLANEYDVLENELNKLLLKHEDIRNNIINEKNIKRNYEEEIIKNQNLLNSQQSLIISLNSTKDKIINETNELIFQYSRYRQKKEDLEDQIVPSPEKLQKYNEELKDHLYEHIAQFDDVRKKNEDIKNKINIADICIKKLVDLLTALNDHIEHTIKLHIEKKNNLQTIEKQYKSLTNEKQDFITKNTEQDKIIKETKECLQREQTKWNQKIKQEQHNTILIQQKVKDIYQNVDDLNIKTNREINQINNIIKHIQDIINHYNKNILLITELIQNTKNSHNILTHKVLNNIQKDISANM is encoded by the coding sequence ATGAACAAGATGGCTAGCACTCATAACGACATTGTTCCGAGACTTTGTTTTGAAGAAATGAGGAACGAAATGAACAAATACGGTGTGGAGATAAATCAGAGTACGTTAAAAAACCCGAGCACAGAAGATATACAAGGGGTATATagtatatgtataaaatatatattaaataaagatattCAGAATATACGAATAGAAGAGTATACAGGAGATTTAAAAAGTTCTTTACCAACAGTTGATGGTTTACAGATATTACCTAATGAAGGTAAGAATCATTTACAAGCTATTGGTAATTTAAGATTTCTTCGACATTGTGAAAAGATTAATAAGATATTAAATTTGgataatattttaagttatatatttaaacCAGTAGGTAGTCATATGacaaaattaataaatgcatttatacattttatgAAATATCGAGAtcaattatataatgagAATGATGAAAAGATAAGAAGTAttcaagaaaaaaagaatgaaTATGATGTTTTAGCAAATGAATATGATGTTTTAGAAAATGAATTGAATAAATTACTTTTAAAACATGAGGACATAAggaataatattattaatgaaaagaatattaaaagaaattatgaggaagaaattataaaaaatcaaaatttattaaattcaCAACAGAGTCTTATAATATCTTTAAATTCAACAAAAGATAAAATCATAAATGAAACAAACGAGTTAATATTTCAGTATTCAAGATAtagacaaaaaaaagaagattTAGAAGATCAAATTGTTCCATCACCCgaaaaattacaaaaatataatgaagaattaaaaGATCATCTTTATGAACATATAGCTCAATTTGACGATgttagaaaaaaaaatgaagatattaaaaataaaatcaaTATAGCTGATATTTGTATAAAGAAATTAGTTGATTTACTAACGGCATTAAATGATCATATTGAACATACAATTAAATTAcatattgaaaaaaaaaataatctTCAAACCATAGAGAAACAATATAAATCTTTAACAAATGAAAAACAAGAttttataacaaaaaatacAGAACAagataaaattataaaagaaacAAAAGAATGTCTACAACGAGAACAAACAAAATGGAAccaaaaaattaaacaaGAACAACATAACACTATATTAATACAACAAAAAgtaaaagatatatatcaaaatgTTGATGATCTTAATATTAAAACTAATAGAGAAATTAAccaaattaataatatcatcAAACATATACAAGATATTATtaatcattataataaaaacattcTTCTAATAACTGAACTTATACAAAACACGAAAAATTCTCACAATATACTTACACACAAAGTACTCAACAATATACAAAAGGATATCAGCGCAAACATGTga
- a CDS encoding formate-nitrite transporter, putative → MPPNNSKYVLDPVSIKSVCGGEESYIRCVEYGKKKAHYSNLNLLAKAILAGMFVGLCAHASGIAGGLFYYHKLREIVGASMSVFVYGFTFPIAFMCIICTGSDLFTGNTLAVTMALYEKKVKLLDYLRVMTISLFGNYVGAVSFAFFISYLSGAFTNVDVVEKNHFFQFLNDIAEKKVHHTFVECVSLAVGCNIFVCLAVYFVLTLKDGAGYVFSVFFAVYAFAIAGYEHIIANIYTLNIALMVNTKITLYEAYIKNLLPTLLGNYIAGAIVLGLPLYFIYREHYYNFERSKRDNNDAQMKSLSIELRN, encoded by the exons atgCCACCAAATAATTCCAAATATGTTTTAGATCCAGTAAGCATAAAATCTGTTTGTGGAGGGGAAGAATCATATATTAGATGTGTTGAATatgggaaaaaaaaagctCATTATAgtaatttaaatttattagCAAAAGCTATATTAGCTGGTATGTTTGTTGGACTTTGTGCACACGCTTCCGGAATAGCAG gagggttgttttattatcacAAATTAAGAGAAATTGTAGGAGCATCGATGAGTGTGTTTGTATATGGTTTTACCTTTCCTATAGCTTTTATGTGTATTATATGTACAGGTTCTGATTTGTTTACGGGTAATACTTTAGCAGTAACTATGGCATTATATGAGAAGAAAGTAAAACTATTGGATTATTTGCGAGTTATGACAATATCATTATTTGGAAATTATGTTGGTGCTGTATCTTTTGCATtctttatttcttatttatcTGGAGCATTTACTAATGTTGATGTTGTAGAGAAAAATCATTTTTTCcaatttttaaatgatataGCTGAAAAAAAGGTTCATCATACATTTGTTGAATGTGTGTCTTTAGCTGTAGGCTGTAACATATTTGTATGTTTGGCAgtatattttgtattaaCACTAAAAGATGGTGCAGGTTATGTATTCAGTGTATTTTTTGCTGTTTATGCTTTCGCTATAGCAGGATATGAACATATTATAGcaaatatttatacacTAAATATTGCCTTAATGGttaatacaaaaattaCTTTATATGAGgcatatataaaaaatttattgCCCACCTTGTTAGGAAATTAC ATTGCCGGTGCAATTGTTTTGGGTTTACCattgtattttatttatagagagcattattataattttgaaaGATCGAAAAGAGATAACAATGATGCTCAAATGAAAAG tttATCTATAGAATTACGAAATTGA
- a CDS encoding HVA22/TB2/DP1 family protein, putative translates to MKMTKLYKHKEKEDRPNTSLNSLKRISSNVFGEKLNNLDVSRVFNNIDDYVKKYPFLNNIGKKFGVKPSYIIVPFSVFLFLSLVFGWGAAIICNVVGFAYPAYQSFKAVESQSRDETKLWLTYWVVFSLFFFIEYLIDIILFWVPFYYLIKLLFLLYLYMPQVRGAVMVYNYIIRPILLKHEKMIDDTVQKISQTATSHLTQITGNLTEKLVQEGIRRRHI, encoded by the exons atgaaaatgacCAAGTTGTATAAacataaagaaaaagaagatagACCCAATACATCACTGAATAGTCTTAAAAGAATATCATCAAACGTTTTTGgtgaaaaattaaataatttagaTGTTAGTAGAGTGTTTAACAATATAGATGATtatgttaaaaaatatccatttttaaataatataggGAAAAAATTTGGTGTTAAACCGTCATATATTATCGTACCATTTTCcgtatttttatttctttctttaGTTTTTGGATGGGGTGCTGCAATTATTTGTAATGTCGTTGGCTTTGCTTATCCag CGTATCAATCCTTCAAAGCTGTCGAATCTCAAAGCAGAGATGAAACTAAATTATGGTTAACTTATTGGGTGgttttttctttgtttttttttatcgaatatttaattgacataatattattttggGTACCTTTTTATTACCTAATAAAATTGcttttccttttatatttgtatatgCCCCAGGTACGTGGAGCAGTAATGGTATACAACTATATAATTCGTCCCATTTTATTGAAACATGAAAAAATGATAGATGACACTGTTCAGAAAATTAGCCAAACGGCAACTAGCCATTTAACTCAAATCACAGGAAATTTAACTGAGAAGTTGGTACAGGAAGGAATAAGGAGAAGACACATATGA
- a CDS encoding 40S ribosomal protein S15A, putative, which translates to MVRMSVLADCLKTINNAEKRGRRQVLIRPSSKVVIKFLQYMQKKGYIGSFEIVDDHRSGKIVVNLLGRINKCAVISPRYDVKLDEIEKIITSILPSRLFGHLILTTPYGIMDHEEARRKHTGGKVLGFFF; encoded by the exons ATGGTACGTATGAGCGTTTTAGCTGACTGTTTAAAAACCATAAATAATGCCGAGAAAAGAGGAAGGCGACAAGTTTTAATAAGACCCTCCTCAAAAGTTgtaattaaatttttacaatatatGCAAAAGAAAGGATATATAGGAAGTTTTGAAATAGTGGATGATCACAGATCTGGAAAAATTGTTGTGAATTTGTTAGGAAGAATAAACAAATGTGCCGTTATATCACCAAG ATATGATGTTAAGCTTGATGAAATCGAGAAGATTATTACGAGCATATTACCCAGTAGACTTTTTGgtcatttaattttaacAACACCTTACGGAATTATGGATCACGAAGAAGCTAGAAGAAAACACACCGGAGGAAAAGTGTTAGGtttcttcttttaa